From Candidatus Pedobacter colombiensis, one genomic window encodes:
- the def gene encoding peptide deformylase → MKFPIIAYGDPVLKKVCTPIDENYPDLKQLISNMFETMYHAHGVGLAAPQVGLPIRLFIVDTGADESDKNMFKKVFINAEIIEETGEPWAFNEGCLSIPDIREDVMRKPNIRIKYYDENWVLHEEEVTGMPARVIQHEYDHIEGKLFTDTLSLLRKRMLKSKLDAISKGNIKADYKMRFPNQSRKR, encoded by the coding sequence ATGAAATTTCCCATTATAGCTTACGGAGATCCGGTTCTTAAAAAAGTGTGTACACCTATTGATGAGAATTATCCCGATTTGAAACAATTAATCAGCAACATGTTCGAAACCATGTACCACGCTCACGGCGTTGGGCTGGCCGCTCCACAAGTGGGTTTGCCGATACGCTTGTTCATCGTAGATACCGGGGCTGATGAGTCTGATAAAAACATGTTTAAAAAAGTCTTCATCAATGCCGAAATCATCGAAGAAACAGGCGAACCATGGGCTTTTAATGAAGGTTGTTTAAGTATCCCCGACATTAGGGAAGATGTAATGCGCAAGCCTAACATCCGTATCAAATATTACGATGAGAATTGGGTATTGCATGAGGAAGAAGTTACTGGCATGCCTGCTCGTGTAATTCAACACGAATATGATCACATCGAAGGGAAGCTATTTACAGACACTTTAAGTTTATTGCGTAAGAGAATGCTGAAAAGCAAGCTAGATGCGATTTCTAAAGGAAATATAAAAGCTGATTACAAGATGCGTTTCCCGAATCAAAGCAGAAAGCGCTAG
- a CDS encoding pitrilysin family protein — translation MEYNVHTLPNGIRLLHVPSASAISHACIIINSGSRDEKAEKSGLAHFIEHLIFKRTEKRNTNQILNRLESVGADLNAYTTKEYTCIHASFLNPYLDRTLELFNDIVFHSTFPEDEIEKEKSVVLDEIASYLDQPEEAIYDDFEDLVFEGHPLGRNILGTTESVSNLDKKDILQFIKDNYHTDKIVIAVLGNYTLNKLIKVGSKHYADIPANLHSLSRIAPVKNIAVTQTFQKPIQQAHAMMGTQAYSLHHPYKTGLLLLNNLLGGTGMSSILNLQIREKYGIAYTIETGYSPLSDTGIFTLYFGTDKEKVNKAWSLIHKEFKKIKDTPLTEVQLQKAKNKFIGQIALGEENRIGLIIAMAKSLIDYDKIDDLETVFKKIQGVSTSDMANIANEILDESNLTSLTFYPLG, via the coding sequence ATGGAATACAATGTTCATACCTTGCCAAACGGCATACGCTTACTTCATGTGCCTTCGGCATCAGCTATATCTCATGCATGTATCATCATCAATAGCGGTTCGAGAGATGAGAAAGCTGAAAAATCGGGCCTTGCCCATTTTATTGAACACCTGATATTTAAGCGCACAGAAAAGCGAAATACCAACCAAATCCTGAACAGGCTGGAAAGTGTAGGTGCCGACTTAAATGCTTATACCACGAAAGAATATACTTGTATTCATGCTTCCTTCCTTAATCCATATCTGGACAGGACTTTGGAGCTGTTTAACGATATTGTTTTTCATTCTACCTTCCCGGAAGATGAAATAGAAAAGGAAAAAAGTGTGGTACTGGATGAGATCGCATCCTACCTGGATCAGCCGGAAGAGGCCATCTACGATGACTTTGAAGACCTTGTTTTTGAAGGTCATCCATTGGGCAGAAACATATTGGGAACTACGGAAAGTGTAAGTAACCTGGATAAAAAAGACATCCTGCAATTCATTAAGGACAATTATCACACGGATAAAATAGTGATTGCAGTATTGGGGAACTACACGTTAAACAAGCTGATAAAAGTTGGATCGAAGCATTATGCAGACATCCCGGCCAATCTGCACAGTTTATCCAGAATTGCTCCAGTAAAGAACATTGCAGTTACCCAAACTTTTCAAAAACCCATTCAACAGGCACACGCCATGATGGGTACACAAGCTTACTCCTTACACCATCCTTATAAAACCGGCCTGCTGCTATTGAACAACTTGCTCGGAGGCACCGGAATGAGCTCTATCCTGAACTTACAGATCCGCGAAAAATACGGTATCGCTTATACCATAGAAACCGGATACAGTCCACTTAGCGACACCGGTATTTTTACCTTATATTTTGGCACAGATAAGGAAAAAGTAAATAAGGCATGGTCATTAATTCATAAAGAATTTAAAAAAATCAAGGATACCCCATTAACTGAAGTTCAGCTCCAAAAAGCAAAAAATAAGTTTATCGGGCAAATAGCGCTGGGTGAAGAAAACAGAATCGGCCTGATCATCGCTATGGCAAAAAGCCTGATCGATTATGACAAGATTGATGACCTTGAGACCGTATTTAAGAAAATTCAGGGGGTTAGCACATCAGATATGGCCAATATTGCCAATGAAATATTAGATGAAAGTAATCTTACATCCCTAACCTTTTATCCTTTAGGGTAA
- the htpG gene encoding molecular chaperone HtpG has product MEEKGSISIHTENIFPIIKKFLYSDNEIFLRELVSNAVDAVQKIKRLAALGQYSGELGDPLVEVAVDEEKKTITITDNGLGMTAEEIKKYINQVAFSGASEFVEKFKDAKDANEIIGKFGLGFYSAFMVADLVEIQTLSYQDGAEPARWVCDGSTEYEITAGNRTTRGTEIILHVNTESEEFLSKHKLEEILDKYGKFLPVPIKFGTKTEQEPDGEDEEGKPKTKSVEVDNIINTTNPIWTKAPADLSDEDYLAFYKQLYPFSEDPLFWIHLNVDYPFNLTGVLYFPKVKNDFDMQRNKIKLFSRQVFITDEVKDIVPEFLMLLHGVIDSPDIPLNVSRSFLQADSNVKKINSYITKKVADKLQELYNKDRKGYEEKWSDIGLFVKYGMVSEEKFYDKAKDFALLTNTKKEHYTLEEYHNKVKDLQTDKNGQVVYIYANDPAKQDSFIQSANKKNYDVLLMDSPIDNHFISQLEQKLDKTSLKRVDSSVASKLIDKDENVESVLTEDQSKKVKEIFEKAITKAGYSVEIVGLNPEELPVTVTMDEFMRRMKDMAAMGGGMGFYGNMPDSYKVAINGNHKLIGKIIATDNEGEQGLLAKQAVDLALLAQGMLTGAELTAFVSRSVELI; this is encoded by the coding sequence ATAGAAGAAAAAGGAAGCATATCCATTCATACGGAGAACATTTTCCCAATTATCAAGAAATTCCTGTATTCAGACAACGAGATCTTTTTAAGAGAGCTTGTATCAAATGCCGTTGATGCGGTACAAAAAATCAAACGTTTAGCGGCTCTTGGACAATATAGCGGAGAGCTGGGGGATCCACTTGTAGAGGTGGCAGTAGATGAAGAGAAAAAGACCATTACGATTACAGATAATGGTTTGGGTATGACCGCCGAAGAGATTAAAAAATATATCAATCAGGTTGCTTTCTCTGGTGCCAGCGAGTTCGTTGAGAAATTTAAAGATGCCAAAGATGCTAACGAAATCATCGGTAAATTCGGTTTAGGATTCTATTCTGCATTTATGGTGGCTGATTTGGTAGAAATCCAGACACTTTCGTACCAGGATGGTGCAGAGCCTGCACGCTGGGTATGCGATGGTAGTACGGAATATGAAATTACTGCTGGTAACAGAACTACCAGAGGTACTGAGATTATTTTACATGTCAATACAGAATCGGAAGAGTTCTTAAGCAAACATAAGCTGGAAGAGATTCTTGATAAATATGGTAAATTCCTGCCTGTTCCAATTAAGTTTGGCACGAAGACAGAGCAGGAGCCAGATGGGGAAGATGAAGAAGGAAAGCCTAAAACCAAAAGTGTTGAAGTTGATAACATCATCAATACGACTAATCCAATCTGGACAAAAGCACCTGCAGATTTGTCAGATGAGGATTATCTTGCGTTTTATAAGCAGTTGTATCCTTTCTCAGAAGATCCATTATTCTGGATCCATCTGAATGTTGATTATCCTTTCAACTTAACGGGCGTATTGTACTTCCCTAAAGTGAAGAATGATTTTGATATGCAACGCAATAAAATCAAATTATTCTCACGCCAGGTATTCATCACCGATGAAGTTAAAGACATCGTTCCTGAATTCTTAATGTTGTTACACGGGGTGATAGACTCACCTGATATTCCATTGAATGTTTCGAGAAGCTTTTTACAAGCTGATAGCAATGTTAAAAAGATCAACAGCTACATCACTAAAAAAGTAGCGGATAAATTGCAGGAACTGTACAATAAAGACCGTAAAGGTTATGAAGAAAAGTGGAGTGATATCGGTCTGTTTGTAAAATATGGTATGGTGAGCGAAGAGAAATTCTACGATAAAGCGAAAGACTTTGCTCTGCTAACCAATACGAAAAAAGAACACTATACATTAGAAGAATACCACAATAAGGTAAAAGATCTGCAGACTGATAAGAATGGTCAGGTTGTTTATATCTATGCCAATGACCCGGCAAAACAGGATAGTTTTATCCAATCGGCCAATAAAAAGAATTATGATGTATTATTGATGGATTCTCCGATTGATAATCACTTCATTAGTCAGTTAGAGCAGAAGCTTGACAAAACGTCGTTAAAACGCGTCGATTCAAGTGTAGCGAGCAAGCTGATTGATAAGGATGAGAACGTGGAGTCGGTATTGACAGAAGATCAGTCTAAAAAGGTTAAAGAGATCTTTGAAAAAGCGATCACTAAGGCTGGATATAGTGTAGAGATTGTTGGCTTAAATCCTGAAGAGTTACCTGTTACTGTAACGATGGATGAGTTTATGCGACGCATGAAGGATATGGCTGCAATGGGAGGTGGAATGGGCTTTTATGGCAATATGCCGGATAGCTACAAAGTAGCCATCAATGGTAACCATAAATTGATTGGAAAGATCATTGCTACTGATAATGAAGGTGAGCAAGGTTTATTGGCAAAACAGGCTGTAGACTTGGCTTTACTGGCACAAGGAATGCTAACAGGTGCAGAATTAACTGCTTTTGTTAGTAGAAGCGTGGAATTGATTTAA
- a CDS encoding helix-turn-helix domain-containing protein, protein MMKNTELAKKIKELRTRKGLSQDELSIAAQLNLRTIQRIESGETEPRGDTLKRLASALQVTPNDLIDYTEDEDPTMLMLLNISALSFIAFPILGVIIPLVLWISKKDKIKHFNTTGKKLLNFQISWCLAQFIIFITVILINPRHISGLGMNSSELILVMSIPLMYFSNSILILVNTYRCYKNKTVWYKPAISFIK, encoded by the coding sequence ATGATGAAGAATACCGAGTTGGCGAAAAAAATTAAAGAATTACGAACCCGAAAAGGACTTAGTCAGGATGAATTGTCAATAGCTGCACAGTTAAATCTGAGAACCATCCAAAGAATTGAGAGTGGAGAAACGGAGCCAAGAGGTGATACATTAAAACGATTAGCTTCTGCACTACAGGTTACTCCTAACGATTTGATTGACTATACAGAAGACGAAGACCCCACGATGTTGATGCTTCTCAATATATCTGCGTTAAGTTTTATTGCATTTCCAATATTAGGCGTCATTATACCACTTGTTTTATGGATATCTAAAAAAGATAAAATCAAACACTTCAATACTACAGGAAAAAAATTGTTAAACTTTCAAATATCCTGGTGTTTAGCGCAATTTATCATTTTTATTACGGTGATTCTGATAAACCCGCGTCATATTTCTGGTCTTGGAATGAATTCATCTGAACTCATTTTGGTCATGAGCATTCCACTCATGTACTTCTCTAATTCGATCTTAATATTGGTCAACACCTACCGATGCTATAAAAATAAAACCGTATGGTACAAGCCGGCTATTTCTTTCATAAAATAA